A genome region from Pseudanabaena sp. Chao 1811 includes the following:
- the lptC gene encoding LPS export ABC transporter periplasmic protein LptC, with protein MQLLSRRNIRLFLILFAITVAGFALGWFIFLRPEVTSLNKPAQVAGSSLQNITLTEFDADGKLLWEITSKQANYRQDRKIADVQDVKGKFYRNGEPLMEATGNKGTIDQVSKEISLEGNIKAIAIQEKINMKADRMVWKSELDVLKATGNIQIDKPSDKVTMTGKELTAKPSTNVYSLEKKVVVTAVEPPLEMKSEKITWDAKGDRVFTESPLSVIQIKDKLQLTSNKGSWDIQKKEVTFTGDIKAKDPKLDVDIEAAQAIWNLDKKLVTLPVAFTGTSKSRGIIVKAEKGEAQLEKEQINLTGQVSASFSSTQGTVNADKVEWLIPTKTITATGNINYRQPDKNLNVKGDRAVANLESQTVTVTGTNVLSTLTP; from the coding sequence ATGCAACTACTTAGCCGCCGCAACATCCGCCTGTTTTTAATCCTCTTTGCAATTACAGTGGCAGGTTTTGCGCTTGGATGGTTTATATTTTTGCGTCCTGAAGTCACCAGTTTAAATAAACCTGCACAAGTAGCAGGATCGAGTCTGCAAAATATCACCCTCACCGAATTTGATGCAGATGGCAAATTGCTTTGGGAAATAACTTCTAAACAAGCAAATTATCGCCAAGATCGCAAAATTGCCGATGTCCAAGATGTAAAAGGGAAATTCTATCGCAATGGCGAGCCTCTGATGGAGGCAACGGGCAATAAAGGAACAATCGATCAGGTCTCTAAGGAGATTTCCCTAGAAGGCAATATTAAAGCGATCGCTATCCAAGAAAAGATCAATATGAAAGCTGATCGCATGGTCTGGAAGTCAGAGCTAGATGTGCTGAAGGCGACAGGCAATATTCAGATCGATAAGCCTAGTGACAAAGTAACCATGACAGGCAAGGAGTTAACGGCTAAACCTAGCACCAATGTCTATAGCCTAGAGAAAAAAGTGGTTGTTACTGCCGTTGAGCCACCTTTGGAAATGAAGAGTGAGAAAATTACTTGGGATGCCAAGGGCGATCGCGTTTTTACAGAGTCTCCCCTTTCAGTAATTCAGATCAAAGATAAATTGCAACTAACTTCTAATAAAGGTAGTTGGGATATTCAGAAAAAGGAAGTCACTTTTACAGGCGATATCAAGGCGAAAGATCCCAAATTGGATGTAGATATCGAGGCTGCCCAAGCAATCTGGAATCTTGACAAGAAGCTAGTGACGCTACCCGTAGCCTTTACAGGAACTAGCAAAAGTCGCGGCATCATTGTCAAAGCCGAAAAGGGAGAAGCACAACTGGAAAAAGAACAGATCAATCTCACAGGACAAGTCTCCGCAAGTTTTAGTTCGACACAGGGTACTGTCAATGCCGATAAGGTGGAATGGCTAATTCCTACGAAAACGATTACAGCCACTGGCAATATCAACTATCGCCAGCCCGATAAAAATCTCAATGTCAAAGGCGATCGCGCCGTGGCAAATCTGGAATCTCAAACAGTCACCGTCACAGGCACAAATGTTCTCTCAACATTAACTCCTTAA
- a CDS encoding ABC transporter permease: MKSPKQSVSQRLMSIGIVISVIFLLMAIVSPLLQAFGLLNPSEFLSYPIHEAPSAQHWFGTDLQGHDVFARTIAGAGVAWQVTLASTIISLAIGVPLGMLSGYKGGWLDRGLVFLMDALYTLPSLLLSLTIAFVVGAGVWNAAIALSVAYIPQYFRVIRNQTVSTKTEVYIEAAQAIGADTKTILMKYLAPNVIQSLPAIFTLNAADAILTIAGLGFLGLGIPEDVPEWGHDLKQALDALSTGENIWWTTVFPGLAITFMAIGLSLVGEGLTQRFSSKKTEG, from the coding sequence ATGAAATCGCCTAAGCAGTCAGTATCGCAACGGTTAATGTCTATTGGTATCGTGATTAGCGTTATCTTTTTGCTGATGGCGATCGTTTCACCTCTACTTCAAGCTTTCGGGCTGTTAAATCCGAGTGAATTTCTCAGCTATCCGATCCACGAAGCCCCCTCAGCACAGCATTGGTTCGGGACAGATTTACAGGGGCATGATGTATTTGCCAGAACGATCGCTGGCGCAGGTGTGGCATGGCAAGTCACGCTAGCCTCGACAATCATTAGCTTAGCGATCGGCGTACCCTTGGGGATGCTAAGCGGCTACAAGGGCGGCTGGCTCGATCGCGGTTTAGTCTTTCTCATGGATGCACTCTACACCTTGCCCAGTCTATTGCTCTCACTGACGATCGCTTTTGTGGTCGGTGCAGGTGTCTGGAATGCAGCGATCGCCCTCAGCGTTGCCTATATCCCCCAATATTTTCGGGTAATCCGCAACCAAACCGTAAGCACGAAAACCGAAGTTTATATCGAAGCGGCTCAAGCGATCGGTGCGGACACAAAAACTATCTTAATGAAATATCTCGCGCCCAATGTGATCCAAAGCTTACCCGCAATTTTCACCCTCAATGCCGCCGATGCCATTCTGACGATCGCTGGTTTAGGATTTTTAGGTTTAGGCATCCCCGAAGATGTACCTGAATGGGGTCACGATCTCAAACAAGCTCTCGATGCGCTCTCAACTGGTGAAAATATCTGGTGGACAACGGTTTTCCCTGGTTTGGCGATTACTTTTATGGCGATCGGTTTATCGCTAGTTGGTGAAGGTTTGACTCAGAGATTTAGTAGCAAGAAAACTGAAGGTTAG
- the psbV gene encoding photosystem II cytochrome c-550 translates to MNKNVFKYLAAAIAFVMVAFQLFTPSVSASDIPIELRTLPLNETTNIVLTPKDLAKGKKLFQNACANCHLGGATFTNPNVNLSPESLAGAYPARNNILGLVDFMKKPTTYDGVTEIYDVHPSLKSTDIFPTMRGLTDNDLKLIAGYILYQPKVRGIGWGGGKIYY, encoded by the coding sequence ATGAACAAAAATGTTTTTAAATATCTAGCTGCGGCGATCGCTTTTGTAATGGTTGCCTTCCAGCTTTTTACCCCCAGTGTCAGCGCTTCCGATATTCCTATCGAATTGCGTACTCTTCCCCTTAACGAAACCACTAATATTGTCCTAACCCCCAAGGATCTTGCTAAGGGCAAAAAATTATTTCAAAATGCTTGTGCTAACTGCCACCTCGGCGGTGCAACCTTTACCAATCCTAACGTTAACCTCTCTCCCGAATCTCTTGCAGGTGCATACCCAGCCCGTAACAACATTCTAGGCTTGGTAGATTTCATGAAGAAACCTACTACCTATGATGGTGTAACTGAAATCTATGATGTTCACCCCAGCCTCAAGAGCACCGATATTTTCCCCACCATGCGTGGTCTTACCGACAATGACCTCAAGCTAATTGCAGGCTATATCCTCTACCAACCTAAAGTCAGAGGTATTGGTTGGGGCGGCGGAAAGATATACTATTAA
- the hisA gene encoding 1-(5-phosphoribosyl)-5-[(5-phosphoribosylamino)methylideneamino]imidazole-4-carboxamide isomerase: protein MDVIPAIDILDGRCVRLYQGDYQQSEVFGEDPVEVAQRWYSQGAKYLHVVDLDGAKVGKPQNLKVIEAIARSIPMRVQMGGGLRDRESILSVLHSGVSRVILGTAAVENSQLIADICAEFPEQIMIGIDARDGKVATRGWLETSEVMAVDLARRMTSIGVAGIIYTDIHRDGTMQGPNIEALRQLAENVDVPVIASGGISSITDLLNLLSLESVGVKGAIVGKSIYTGAIQLPEAIRAVGNGRWQDVVDGSAIA from the coding sequence ATGGATGTAATTCCCGCAATTGATATTTTAGATGGACGCTGTGTAAGGCTCTATCAAGGGGATTATCAACAGTCAGAAGTATTTGGTGAAGACCCTGTAGAGGTTGCCCAACGCTGGTACAGTCAAGGCGCTAAGTATTTGCATGTAGTTGATTTAGATGGTGCAAAGGTAGGCAAGCCCCAAAATTTGAAGGTAATTGAGGCGATCGCCCGTTCCATCCCCATGCGTGTACAGATGGGTGGTGGCTTGCGCGATCGCGAAAGTATCCTGTCCGTGCTGCACTCTGGTGTTAGTCGCGTCATTTTAGGCACAGCAGCCGTAGAGAACTCACAACTGATCGCCGATATTTGTGCAGAATTTCCTGAACAAATCATGATTGGTATCGATGCCCGTGATGGCAAAGTTGCTACGCGAGGCTGGCTAGAGACTTCAGAAGTCATGGCGGTGGATTTGGCTAGACGCATGACCTCGATTGGTGTCGCAGGAATTATCTATACCGACATTCATCGTGATGGGACAATGCAAGGACCAAATATCGAGGCTTTACGCCAACTTGCGGAAAATGTTGATGTGCCTGTCATTGCCTCTGGTGGTATCAGTTCGATTACCGATTTGTTAAATCTGCTGTCCTTAGAATCCGTCGGTGTCAAAGGGGCGATCGTGGGTAAGTCAATTTACACAGGCGCAATCCAATTACCTGAAGCAATTAGAGCCGTGGGTAATGGGCGTTGGCAGGATGTAGTCGATGGATCGGCGATCGCTTAA
- a CDS encoding helix-turn-helix domain-containing protein, translated as MSFTHLSITERSELYKLRVIEQLSMTEIGCRMKRNKSTISRELSRNTDEREIGYLPDTAVALMQARRKQAKVRFQSISDKTIAEVKQRLEQHHSPEQLAGRMEREGLGKIILELAVFRLNAYCINTLRFS; from the coding sequence ATGAGCTTTACTCATCTTAGCATCACAGAAAGAAGTGAACTGTATAAACTGCGAGTAATCGAGCAACTATCGATGACAGAGATTGGTTGTCGGATGAAGCGAAACAAAAGTACGATATCCAGAGAGCTATCGCGGAACACAGATGAGCGCGAGATCGGATATCTGCCAGATACGGCAGTTGCCCTGATGCAGGCAAGACGGAAACAAGCAAAGGTAAGATTCCAGAGCATCAGCGACAAGACGATTGCCGAAGTCAAGCAACGGTTAGAGCAACACCACAGTCCAGAGCAACTGGCAGGGAGGATGGAACGGGAGGGGCTAGGTAAAATCATCCTTGAATTGGCGGTTTTTAGGTTAAATGCTTACTGTATCAACACTTTAAGATTTTCCTAA
- the petE gene encoding plastocyanin: MNISAFAKKLGLLIASLVLVVGSFFMSVSSASADTVTVKMGSDGGQLVFEPKVVTIKAGDTVKWVNNKAFPHNIVFDGHEELSHKKLAQKPKAELESTFNEVGEFSYYCSPHRGAGMQGKVIVQ, from the coding sequence ATGAATATTTCTGCATTTGCGAAAAAGCTTGGTCTTTTGATCGCCAGCCTCGTTCTTGTTGTTGGTAGCTTCTTCATGTCAGTTTCCTCTGCTTCTGCTGATACCGTCACCGTGAAGATGGGGTCTGATGGTGGTCAGCTCGTATTCGAGCCTAAAGTGGTAACAATTAAAGCTGGTGATACTGTCAAGTGGGTAAATAACAAGGCATTCCCTCACAATATTGTGTTTGATGGTCATGAAGAACTTTCTCACAAGAAGTTGGCTCAAAAGCCTAAGGCTGAGCTAGAGTCCACCTTCAATGAGGTTGGTGAATTCTCTTACTATTGCTCTCCTCACCGTGGTGCTGGTATGCAAGGTAAAGTGATTGTTCAATAA
- a CDS encoding S1 family peptidase, producing the protein MANVRIQNPREFTLQIHRSVSDGEIVGTGFVISENGLAVTCVHVVKAVTESVCQGVELGVYFALSRQKWLARVIGCFEDCDDDVVLLQLGDENKPFFLPDKMQPARLDGADDSIGNRFRSYGYRPLEKYSGGLAEGKILGDVEPPNGYVLRCDPIQLESSQINSGMSGAAVLDLERDRVVGIISETWFPDATGKDRDTAWAVNVRVLALPPIALSMSNEDGVTEADTVPMTTAPMTDNIAMPKLKEKLVNAPPILDEWVGRVELLQALDEDWGDPARRIVELIGFGGEGKSSVARRWVENVLSSNNKPQAVFWWGFYENGGIDEFFEALAEFLVGDLIDISEYKSASEKIRLINSVLRKGGRYLFVLDGLEVLQHESGDDYGLLKSPDLREWLRTLAKGENEAFCVVTSRAPLFDLIDLTTFVHRDVERLTDGEGCELLQKLGVRGEAAVLRRVVRDWDGYALVLSLLGTYLVERFAGDVRAIREIAVPLAREGRYDRVRRVLRRYDEHLSEAEREVMECFSAFRLPVKEAALSVLGGANGILNQLVNYRMLRYDNRLQHYTTHPLIRAHYLERLKEKPIEVVQAFHNRIKKWYLDIAGEMPEVPTLDQLAPLIEAVHHACQVGEYDEAYYDIYWERIDQKTSSVLAHKLSAYETYLALMQEFFPQGDTFQDPQVSQPSIKAFILNAIALCLMSLGRLREATPFYERKLPLNFAQSDWKNASMGYQNLAGLYTYLGGLTAIAESAREAIVLSDRAENKDYKSHSLAYLAYAAFLQGDGTTAGESFQQAEALDYEIYPSKQYLYSLWGIQHAEYLLRYGEADYARRVTEANLEICKQNNWLDKISQSHRVLGDLGIDPQVHYAEALKIARSISLRAVLIEALLGYGRWLVGLGLIPISQDVLQAILHSQTEQCYMLSLRTNENPRNENDLVLARQYLDEALTYATTSGYRIYEANLRIALAWLHWREGDRITARREADRAKRASDEMGYFWGRVDSAALITRID; encoded by the coding sequence ATGGCAAACGTTCGCATCCAAAATCCCCGCGAGTTTACGCTGCAAATTCATCGCTCTGTGAGTGATGGAGAGATTGTTGGCACTGGGTTTGTTATTTCTGAAAATGGCTTGGCGGTGACTTGCGTTCATGTGGTGAAGGCGGTGACTGAGAGCGTTTGTCAAGGTGTAGAACTAGGTGTGTACTTCGCGCTATCACGTCAAAAATGGCTGGCAAGGGTGATTGGCTGCTTTGAGGATTGCGATGATGATGTGGTGTTATTGCAATTGGGCGATGAGAATAAGCCATTTTTCTTGCCAGACAAGATGCAACCTGCACGACTTGATGGCGCGGATGATTCGATAGGAAATCGCTTTCGGAGTTATGGCTATCGTCCGTTAGAGAAATATTCAGGCGGCTTGGCAGAGGGCAAAATTTTAGGGGATGTGGAACCGCCGAATGGTTATGTTTTACGATGCGATCCGATTCAGTTGGAGTCGAGCCAGATCAATAGTGGGATGAGTGGTGCGGCGGTGCTGGATTTGGAGCGCGATCGCGTGGTGGGGATTATCTCAGAAACTTGGTTTCCTGATGCGACGGGGAAGGATCGGGATACGGCTTGGGCGGTGAATGTGCGGGTGTTGGCTTTGCCACCGATCGCCTTGTCGATGAGTAATGAGGATGGGGTAACGGAGGCGGATACAGTGCCAATGACTACAGCACCAATGACGGATAATATTGCCATGCCTAAGCTCAAGGAAAAACTGGTAAATGCGCCGCCGATCTTGGATGAATGGGTCGGACGGGTGGAATTGTTGCAAGCTTTGGATGAGGATTGGGGCGATCCAGCGCGGCGGATTGTGGAATTGATTGGGTTTGGGGGTGAGGGTAAGAGTAGTGTGGCACGGCGGTGGGTTGAAAATGTGTTGTCATCGAATAACAAACCGCAAGCAGTTTTCTGGTGGGGATTTTATGAGAATGGTGGTATTGATGAGTTTTTTGAGGCGTTGGCTGAGTTTCTGGTTGGCGATTTGATTGACATTAGCGAATACAAGTCAGCGAGTGAAAAGATTCGGTTGATTAATTCGGTTTTACGGAAGGGTGGGCGCTATCTGTTTGTATTGGATGGGTTGGAGGTGTTGCAGCATGAGAGCGGCGATGATTATGGTTTGCTCAAAAGTCCCGATCTGCGGGAGTGGTTGCGAACTTTGGCTAAGGGAGAGAATGAGGCGTTTTGTGTGGTGACGAGTCGTGCGCCGTTGTTCGATCTGATCGATCTGACGACGTTTGTGCATCGGGATGTGGAACGGTTGACGGATGGGGAGGGGTGTGAGTTGTTGCAAAAGTTGGGTGTGCGGGGTGAGGCGGCGGTGCTAAGGCGGGTGGTGCGCGATTGGGATGGTTATGCGTTGGTGTTGAGTTTGTTGGGAACTTATCTGGTGGAGAGGTTTGCGGGGGATGTGCGAGCCATTAGAGAGATTGCGGTTCCGTTGGCGCGGGAGGGGCGGTATGACCGCGTGCGGCGAGTGTTGCGGCGCTATGATGAGCATTTGTCTGAAGCGGAACGGGAGGTGATGGAATGTTTTAGTGCGTTCCGTTTGCCAGTGAAGGAGGCAGCATTGTCGGTTTTAGGGGGGGCAAATGGAATTTTAAATCAGTTAGTGAACTATCGGATGTTGCGCTACGATAACCGATTGCAGCACTATACGACGCATCCGTTGATTAGGGCGCATTATTTAGAGCGGCTGAAAGAGAAGCCGATTGAGGTAGTGCAGGCATTCCATAATCGAATTAAGAAATGGTATCTCGACATTGCGGGAGAAATGCCTGAAGTGCCAACACTCGATCAACTTGCACCGTTGATTGAAGCGGTACATCATGCTTGTCAGGTGGGTGAGTATGATGAGGCTTACTATGATATTTATTGGGAGCGGATCGATCAGAAGACTAGCTCTGTCCTTGCCCATAAACTCAGTGCTTATGAAACTTATCTTGCTCTCATGCAAGAGTTTTTTCCACAGGGCGACACATTCCAAGATCCGCAGGTAAGTCAACCGAGTATTAAAGCCTTTATCCTGAATGCGATCGCCCTCTGCCTCATGAGCTTGGGACGCTTGCGAGAAGCAACTCCTTTTTACGAGCGGAAGTTACCTCTTAATTTCGCTCAATCAGATTGGAAAAATGCCAGTATGGGATATCAAAACCTAGCAGGTTTGTATACCTATCTCGGCGGTTTGACGGCAATTGCTGAGTCAGCGCGTGAGGCGATCGTCCTAAGCGATCGCGCCGAGAATAAAGATTACAAAAGCCATTCACTCGCCTATCTCGCTTATGCAGCATTTTTGCAAGGAGATGGAACTACCGCAGGTGAGTCATTCCAGCAAGCCGAGGCATTAGATTATGAGATCTATCCGTCCAAACAATATCTGTACAGCTTGTGGGGAATTCAACACGCGGAATACTTGTTAAGGTATGGTGAAGCGGACTATGCGCGGCGAGTCACAGAGGCAAATCTCGAAATTTGCAAGCAAAATAACTGGTTAGACAAGATCAGCCAATCGCATCGAGTTCTCGGCGATCTTGGCATCGATCCTCAAGTTCATTATGCCGAAGCCCTCAAAATTGCCCGCAGTATTTCCTTGCGTGCCGTTCTCATTGAAGCCTTGCTAGGTTATGGTCGCTGGTTGGTGGGTCTAGGGCTAATTCCAATTTCGCAAGATGTGTTGCAAGCAATTCTCCATTCCCAAACAGAGCAATGCTATATGCTTTCCCTCCGCACCAATGAGAATCCTAGAAATGAGAACGATCTGGTACTAGCACGACAATATCTCGACGAAGCCCTGACCTATGCCACTACTAGCGGTTATCGCATTTATGAAGCAAATCTTCGCATTGCCCTAGCATGGCTCCATTGGCGCGAAGGCGATCGCATTACCGCCAGACGTGAAGCCGACAGAGCCAAACGCGCCAGCGACGAGATGGGATATTTTTGGGGGAGGGTTGATAGTGCGGCTTTGATTACGAGAATTGATTAA
- a CDS encoding Uma2 family endonuclease, which translates to MFQTASKIITFEEFLDWYPDGYGRYELYDGAIVEMQPTGTHEQVSGFTASKLAIEIDRLSMDCFIPRQAFIKLSDSNKSGYIPDVIVLNQTGLELEPMWKKRSTITKGETVRLIIEVVSTNWQDDYLTKLRDYEALQIPEYWIIDYLGLGGRRYIGFPKQPTLTIYRLVDGEYEVQQFRGSDRLISIAFPQLNLTTEQIFNSANLGI; encoded by the coding sequence ATGTTTCAAACTGCATCTAAAATAATAACCTTTGAAGAGTTTCTGGATTGGTATCCAGATGGCTATGGTCGTTATGAACTATATGATGGAGCAATTGTTGAGATGCAGCCAACGGGAACCCATGAACAAGTAAGTGGCTTTACAGCATCCAAACTTGCTATAGAGATCGATCGCCTCTCAATGGATTGCTTTATCCCTCGCCAAGCATTTATCAAACTATCTGATTCCAATAAATCTGGATATATCCCCGATGTAATCGTCCTCAATCAAACAGGACTAGAGCTAGAACCGATGTGGAAAAAGCGTTCTACTATTACTAAGGGGGAAACAGTTCGCCTAATAATTGAAGTAGTCAGTACGAATTGGCAAGACGATTATTTGACAAAATTGCGTGACTATGAAGCATTACAAATTCCTGAATATTGGATTATTGATTATTTAGGTTTGGGTGGGAGGCGCTATATTGGTTTTCCAAAGCAACCCACTTTAACAATTTATCGACTAGTTGATGGCGAATATGAGGTACAACAATTTAGAGGTAGCGATCGCCTAATTTCCATCGCCTTCCCCCAACTAAACCTAACTACAGAACAAATTTTTAACTCTGCAAATCTAGGCATATAA
- a CDS encoding CU044_2847 family protein, with protein MTDLPEDNLEIILVDFKGVGGSVGQVRSISPEEISKQLVEQSQRSVNAAMGTIRLMANRTIAMLDTMANKPSQVEVEFGIKLDAKAGALLASAGAEGSLKVKLVWNRDKE; from the coding sequence ATGACTGATTTGCCTGAAGATAATCTCGAAATTATTTTGGTGGATTTTAAAGGTGTTGGCGGATCGGTGGGACAGGTTAGATCGATATCGCCTGAAGAGATTAGCAAGCAGTTGGTGGAGCAGTCACAACGGTCTGTGAATGCAGCGATGGGGACAATTCGGTTAATGGCAAATCGCACGATCGCGATGCTTGACACGATGGCAAATAAGCCGTCACAGGTGGAGGTGGAGTTTGGGATTAAGTTGGATGCTAAGGCGGGTGCTTTGTTAGCGAGTGCTGGCGCTGAGGGTAGCCTCAAGGTGAAGCTGGTCTGGAATAGAGATAAAGAATAA
- a CDS encoding translation initiation factor IF-2, translating to MGFADYSITEIAEDYKLTIEAVFKLCDQLGIAYQDAETKLALEDAKAVIMASEAQNSKTPKD from the coding sequence ATGGGCTTTGCTGATTATTCGATCACTGAGATCGCTGAAGACTACAAACTCACTATTGAGGCTGTATTTAAACTTTGCGATCAACTAGGGATCGCTTACCAAGATGCAGAAACCAAACTCGCTTTGGAAGATGCAAAAGCCGTCATCATGGCATCTGAAGCCCAAAATTCTAAAACACCTAAAGATTAA
- a CDS encoding DUF5691 domain-containing protein — MSLESSLLQTITATALIGTQRQPFTPISTDGNLGQLLANVDATNQEAALLSTVAIATMYQQAGQLPITNHQLPIPEPCELEDLPCCSDRTGYYLSLMLNGEHQQLLPELLERLADLGQRVHETSLPSLLDLGKRQSDLREAISQVLGKRGQWLAAQNPEWNYVASEDETVWETGSKAARLMWLTKLRRQEPDQARQLLESTWKQESASDRTAFLEVLGTGLSMADEPFLEELLDDRSKEVRRVTVDLLTCLPESRFCQRAIARVQDLIKLQHEGNQQYFTVDLPEVHTPEMLRDGIEAKSNDSQVGDRASWLLKMLTSTPLSFWNQHLTMSIEDLVKTANHSQSDRLILQGWIAAAQKTGNLVWLQALVEFSQEEEVNRIAGQPLVDSLILDSQQQDAAIHLLKNSDLAFSNLFKSLLFRNKAIWNEELSAIVLEVIITTLDRFITTSQLISNYWNISEFIRDAAKYIAPSLILSAKDQALDVIQGLQNLTLDSENKRELRELEYTQTTLHKSIKQFVDLLQIRQEMFESITNFTWKS; from the coding sequence ATGTCGCTTGAATCTTCACTATTGCAAACTATTACGGCAACTGCCCTCATAGGAACCCAGAGACAGCCCTTTACTCCCATTAGTACCGATGGCAATCTGGGGCAGCTACTAGCGAATGTTGATGCTACCAATCAAGAGGCAGCTTTGCTGAGCACTGTGGCGATCGCCACGATGTACCAACAAGCAGGACAATTACCCATCACCAATCACCAATTACCAATTCCTGAACCTTGCGAATTAGAGGATTTACCCTGTTGTAGCGATCGCACTGGTTACTATCTATCCTTGATGCTCAATGGTGAACATCAGCAATTACTGCCCGAACTGCTCGAGCGCCTAGCTGATCTTGGTCAAAGGGTTCATGAAACTAGCTTGCCGAGCTTACTGGACTTAGGTAAGAGGCAGTCGGATCTGCGAGAGGCGATCTCTCAGGTATTGGGTAAACGGGGACAATGGTTAGCGGCGCAAAATCCTGAATGGAACTATGTAGCGAGTGAGGATGAAACGGTATGGGAAACGGGTAGCAAGGCGGCGCGGTTAATGTGGCTGACGAAATTGCGTCGTCAAGAACCTGACCAAGCAAGGCAACTGCTAGAGTCAACATGGAAGCAGGAAAGTGCTAGCGATCGCACTGCCTTTTTGGAAGTTCTGGGAACTGGTTTAAGCATGGCGGATGAGCCTTTTCTAGAAGAATTGCTTGATGATCGCAGTAAGGAAGTGCGGCGCGTTACCGTTGATTTGCTGACTTGTTTGCCTGAGTCAAGATTTTGCCAAAGAGCGATCGCTAGAGTTCAGGATTTAATCAAATTGCAGCATGAAGGGAATCAGCAGTATTTTACGGTTGATTTGCCTGAAGTGCATACGCCTGAGATGCTGAGGGATGGGATTGAGGCGAAAAGTAATGATAGTCAAGTAGGCGATCGCGCTTCGTGGTTATTAAAGATGCTGACATCAACGCCGTTATCTTTCTGGAATCAGCATTTGACGATGTCTATTGAGGATTTAGTGAAGACGGCTAATCATTCCCAAAGCGATCGCTTAATCCTGCAAGGATGGATTGCGGCGGCTCAGAAAACAGGGAATTTAGTTTGGCTGCAAGCCTTGGTTGAGTTTAGCCAAGAGGAGGAGGTTAATCGCATTGCTGGTCAGCCTTTGGTCGATAGTCTTATTTTAGATTCTCAACAACAAGACGCAGCGATCCACTTGCTCAAAAACTCTGATTTAGCCTTTAGTAATCTTTTTAAGTCACTTCTCTTTAGGAATAAAGCAATCTGGAATGAAGAATTAAGTGCGATCGTTCTTGAAGTAATTATCACCACTCTGGATCGATTTATCACCACTTCTCAATTAATAAGTAACTATTGGAATATCAGTGAATTTATTCGTGATGCAGCGAAATATATAGCTCCATCGCTGATTCTTTCGGCTAAGGATCAAGCACTTGATGTTATTCAAGGGTTACAGAATCTTACTCTAGATTCTGAAAATAAAAGAGAACTGAGGGAATTGGAATATACGCAAACAACATTACACAAATCCATTAAACAATTTGTAGATTTATTGCAAATCAGACAGGAAATGTTTGAGTCAATTACTAATTTTACATGGAAGTCTTGA